CACTCTTACTACTGTTTTTTCACTCATAATTCCTCCTCAACTATGGGGGTAAGTTTCTCTACCTGATGCATAACACCAACGGCATCTTCTACATCAATTTGAAAGGCAATCCCCGTTCCGGGCTTGGAGTCAAATTCGGCGGCCTCTGCAATAGCCTCTAAAATGGTACGGCTCAAATGTTCTTCAACAAGCAGGAGCACAATATCCCGCTGCGTTTCCAGGGTAAGACCGAGGAATGTTTTTGATGCTTTCAACCCTTCTCCGCGCGCATTACTGATCACAGTTGCACCGGTCGCACCACACTCACGGGAGGTATTCATAACCAGGCCCGTTTTATCATCTTCCACAAAGACAATAATCAGTTTGAAATGCATTTTAACTCTCCTTTTTCTCTTGAATTTTATTGTTATGACGGCTTCGCCACTCGGCAAGTTGCGCATAACCCAATACGGCAATAATTGGAAACAAGCTGGCAAATGCAATAAGCCCAAAGCCATCCAATAGCGGATTACGTCCAGGTACCGTCGAAGCTAAACCCAAGCCAAGTGCTGTTACCAGCGGAACGGTAACGGTTGACGTAGTAACCCCACCTGAATCATAGGCTAAGCCTATCATCATTTTTGGTGAAAACATTGTCTGGATGATTACAATTACATAACCTGTAATAATATATACGTAGAGATCAGTGCCGGTAACAATACGGTAAGCACCCAAAGCAATGCCGAATGCAACACCTATCGAAACAGCCAGCCGCAGGCTGAAAGCCTTAATAGCACCACCGGAAATTTCATGTGCCTTGATTGCCACAGCGATCAATGAAGGCTCGGCCAGGGTGGTGGCAAAACCTATACTGGCAGCAAAAATATAAACCCAGTAATAAGCATGCCATGGAACGTTCCCCAAAGAAAGGTCAACCTGGAGAAAAGCGGGATCAGTCAGCTGTTTTGCCATTATGTTACCTAGTGGGAAAAGCGCCATTTCAAGTCCCTCAAGAAACAGTGCAATTCCTAAA
This DNA window, taken from Deltaproteobacteria bacterium, encodes the following:
- a CDS encoding DUF1538 domain-containing protein, with protein sequence MSEFLLLFWKTFLGTLRDVMPIAAIIIGFQLLIIRKPIRHPKQFLIGFFYVLLGIALFLEGLEMALFPLGNIMAKQLTDPAFLQVDLSLGNVPWHAYYWVYIFAASIGFATTLAEPSLIAVAIKAHEISGGAIKAFSLRLAVSIGVAFGIALGAYRIVTGTDLYVYIITGYVIVIIQTMFSPKMMIGLAYDSGGVTTSTVTVPLVTALGLGLASTVPGRNPLLDGFGLIAFASLFPIIAVLGYAQLAEWRSRHNNKIQEKKES
- a CDS encoding P-II family nitrogen regulator codes for the protein MHFKLIIVFVEDDKTGLVMNTSRECGATGATVISNARGEGLKASKTFLGLTLETQRDIVLLLVEEHLSRTILEAIAEAAEFDSKPGTGIAFQIDVEDAVGVMHQVEKLTPIVEEEL